The sequence ttaaattggtGTGTACTTTATCTGGCTTAAATATCAAGttaataatgaaataaaattggtgtgtacattatgaggcaaaataaaaaaataaaaaattacatgattgcaagcttgttttctaggagatgtgggagttataacatgtaactctttaggtgatagtcgctttcaaacttatgtgatgaataatgtagaaattgtgattaatTACTATCTttatatcacctcacatgtatctcatgatgttactagttgcacacactacacaagttattctttgctaaactttgtacatgagATTGTGTGTAAACTagtttggccatccaagattatacaCTTTGTGATGTTTGATGCAAAATTCTTTGAGGgttggtttaaattttgagaagaaaaatctaaaactttgtttttgaaattctgGGTTGaaaattcatgtttttaaaaaattttggaatcaTTCTCATGCATTACATGTCATGaaaaatcttttgaaaattgattCTACAGAAAAATTTCTGTTTTTTGAGTCTCAATCATTTGAATCTAtttttcgatcaatcaaaaaAGTTAAGTTCTTAAAACCTAACCTTCTACCTGCTTCGATTGATGTTCGATCGATGCTTGATCGATCAAAACtagaaaattttcagtttttagatttttgaccaaattttttttcatgcatcatttatgtttaggattcactgcattgcattgttttttgtatccatcttgcagtttggcagtcatatctctcattgtttttACACAGAACATGCATACACTTTATTAAATTGGGTACttaacttgatttaaaaattgattgattaatttttgagtcctttgtacatgttagtatatgctatttttcttGATGTGTGAAATGTTGGAaattgagaatatttttttggaatatgATGGATACTAATGTGCAAATATCTTCTCTACTTGATTTGAGTTCAAACACCATCTATTTATGGGTtacatagtgtcaagtttgcatttattgaaagagagaatatttgtgTTCATGTGtaacctcaatttttttaaagttaggtttgtgtgtttttacttttcctcacctcctaaattttccacaaaattgtttttcctcaaaacttgttttgttttttcctattcttatagggggagaaaagtcttttttttccctttgttgtTATTGGGGGGAGTTGTTTCcttgattctctattttctGTGATCCTTTGTTGCGTATGTTTTCTGTTTACTCTTTGATTgggttgtctttgtcaatatgtgacaaaaagggagagaaatagttgaaatttggaaaaggtttttaaaatgttattgTTTAGGGGGAgatgaaattatttttgaaaaggggagaatataaaaactttttgatgtatctaacttagagGAAGAGttagtttacttttgtttttatgttgtgtttcatttggtttacttgtattttccacacatgcgtttatgatttgtttagtgtttcaggaatttacAGGTTAATTCATTCAAAGCTGCTGTCTATTCTTGCAATTGATAgttagtagttaggttgaattgtaatTTGGGCAATAATGTGTAATTGGgcaatttattgtactgggttgttcttgtatttgagcatttcatattgtatgtaagttttgtcacgaattgccaaaggatGAGATTGTTagtttttaaaagtttagaacaattggaaAATCGTGAATACAAACTTatctagatatagatcctagagtctataggcattattagacaatgctcaaggtgatacaagtcaagattTAAGAACATACAAGTTGTAGAAAGAAGATTTCAGAATCTGCTTGGTTTGACTGATCAAGAGACAGGCTTGATCAATCGAGAGTTGTATctatagaattttaattaagcccaaacaacAGTTCAAGGCCaaaaaggattagggtttcagatctacttcttatagtatataaaagaaaccctaaCCACATTTTTATAatgctttttagagagagaagagtgtgtatcttttgtagatctagggttttgtacccaaaaaccCTCTAAAGTTTTTGTTGAGTTGTGTGTTAAATCgtttgtgagatttgagaggtgtttaccttcatacacacacatagagctatcaagatcaagatttgcATCAAAAACTTGATGGttgcttcagttgctgcatagagaactttcaagaagatcttaaacctttgagtggagtctcaaagtcacaagtaggagaacttgtggttgctgcaaatcaagaaaagaagtagtctgtggactcggagctatcatagggtcatggtagtaagttttttactcgaggtagcaataggatgttaatggtctaagtcttattgtacaaacttcaattctttcatagtggatctgttttttaccttaaggatagttaggttaattttttctcaggttttttaccggttaggtttttctgggtcatcagatctttgtgttctttatttttcgttGCTTTGCATCATatgattgttttattttaacctatatctgaataataaacctaagtattcacttggttaattaattagattaaacaatctagtttacagggATCTAAAAACTTAACACTTCTATTATGTTTACTTTACGACCTTGGTTTTTGTGTTAAGTTTTAGAGTCAGTTTTATAAACTGTAATTTTgatcattatatttttattcttggTGGGGGCATTAAGGaaaaaagttcaatttttaGAGGCTAAcaatttttccttccaaattaTATTcctaaagtttaatttttttcacttaaattatcaattatgttaattataattatgatttaagttttttaattatagTTTTAGAAAGATTTTATTCTTGAATTATCTTActcaattcaaattcaaaataatactTCATCTTGCATATGATAagattctttttaaaaaaagtgagttGTTTAATtgtcttaaaataaataaaaatttaactaaaagtTCAATAGGCTATataaaaattcttatatttaaaatagaaataatttttattgaaagtagtgatagttttaatataaaattaacaaaatccaCGATTTTTGTAATGGATGATAAATATTTgcataaaattgagaaattgatTTTGACACATGATACaaaattagattcaattttgaaatttaattagattttctctcaactttggctttacacacacacacacacagaggtCTTGTGAATTTTCAGTCAAATTGAGCCCAAACTTCTTCTTTCCCCCTCTTCTTAATCAAGTATTTGGATGACCGGCACATCTATTGGCAAAATACGCCAAAATATAGACAATAgtgatatttttgtaatttggataaagaaaaatcattcaTTGATTGAGTTAGTCATTAGTCATGAtatattgaatttattttcttcttaatcAAGTTACaagttttttcattaaaaaaaaaggtattttgACGAATGCTACTCTTGTTAAATGCCAAGTCATAAGCAAAACTAAgtcccaatatatatatttttttgaaagcgATGAAATCATTCATTCATTaagatgtaaaatattttggtacAAAGCTTCCACCGCTAGTGGTGGCGAATCCTCTAACCAATACATTTCATCAATAATATTTGTTGCATACCTAGGTAATGAGTGTGCCGCtatattcccccccccccccttaacACAGCTAACTAAAACATGCTGCAGCCCACTTAGGTAGCAATAAATGTCCTCATAAATATGTCCAAGCAAAGAATTATGGCAAAACAAGTCTGAAATAGCTCTCATCACTGTGAAATTATCACCTTCAATCACAAGCTTTGAAAAACCAACTTCCATTGCAAATTCAACTGCTTTTCGGCAAGCCAAAGCTTTTGCCTCTTCGCTATTTCTCACATAAGGCCCCTTAACAAACATCCCAGCCATCACTTCCCCCTCTTCATTTTGGATTGTTGCACCAAAACCTGAACACTTTTGATCCGAGAACATTGCTGCATTAAAATTCAGCTTAAACACATTCTGTGGAGGAGGCTTTCAATGTGGTCTGCTTGGTGTGGCATCAGTAATAGCTAAGTGTTCTTGAGCCTTCTTGTACTCTTCAAGATATTCTACTGCTTTTTTGTTCAGCTAGCGTGGGTCCTTCATCTGTCCCCTGTACATAATAGCATTACTCTAGTTCCATATAGTCCAAGCTTGAACAAGGAAAAGTTCCATCTCAGCAGCAGCTAACATGTCCATCAACACCTCAAATAACTGCATAAAACCATTAAAGTTAGTAGTACATTTTTGCAAAGCATTAGAGCTACCAACCCAAACATCCTGGGCAGCTACACACTCCCAAATGGTGTGAATCATAGATTTAGGAGTTCTCTAACAGCAATGACATGTATTATCCTTGATAACATTTCTTTTGGCTAGATTTACTTGGGTTGGCAGGATTTCATGACAAGCTCTCCAGGCAAAAACCTTCATTTTGTTTGGCATCCATATCTTCCATAGCTTGTTCCATATCTACTGCCCTAAAGCTATTGAGCATTCATCCCAATCCTCCTTTCTGAGCACCTTCTTAGACATATGATAACTTGACCGGACTGAGTAccttccatttttattatgcagCCACACCACAGCATCTGCCACATGCCTGTGGCTTAAGGGAATTTTACAAATTGCCTTTGCATTCTCCCTGTTAAATCTTGCCATGATGATATCTTGCCTCCACCCATGTAATTCTGAATCAATAAGATCCAAAACCCTCCAATCCTCCTCACCCTCGTTTACTGAATGCAATACTTTATTTGTTGGATAATTTGGAATCCATTTATCCAACAACACTTTTATGGATTCACCATTTCCCACTCTCCAACAACATTCGCATCTCAGAATTGGCATGGCAGACATAATACTTCTGCATACAAAGGAACTAGTGGGAGACACAACTGCATTCAAAAAGTGGCACCTTGGAAAATATCTAGCTTTGAAACATTTGAAGAGAAGAGAATTTTAATCATGCATCATTCTCCAACCTTGTTTGGCTAACATAGCATGATTAAACAACCTCAAATCTCGAAATCCCATCCCTCCATCAGCCTTTGGTTGAGTTAAACTACCTCAACTCTTCCAATGAACCTTTCTTTCATTTCCAACTTAgccccaccaaaatttagcACACAAAGCATTTAGTTCTTTACACAATTTTACCGGCAATTGGAATACCCCCATAGTATATGTAGGAATTGCTTGGACTATTGCCTTTAtcaatacttccttccctgccTTGATAACATCATGCCCTTCCATCCTTGCAATTTTTCCAAACTTGATCCTTTAGGTAGGAAAAATTTGGTACTTGGCTTATCCCACCAAAGTAGGTTACCCCAAACACAATTCAAATCTCTCCACCACCTTCACCCCTAAAATTGACACAATctctgctttttttttccttcttgcaTATTACTGCTAAAATACACCAAAGATTTCTCCACATTGATGCATTGGCCAGATGCATTAGCATATGTCTGCAATACTTCATTAATCACCGCAACCTCCCCACAAGTGGCTTTACAAAATAGTATGAATTTATCTGCAAacattaaatttgaaattataggTGCCCTTCTACATATAGAAACACCTTTGATACGACCATCTAATTCTGCCTTCTCTAGTAATGAAGTGAATCCTTTTGCATATAGTAAGAACAAATATGGAGAAAGGGGATCCCCTTGTTGGATTCCTCTAGATGGGTGGATGTTGCCATAGGCTTTTCCATTAATAAGAATGGAAAAGGAAGGAGTGGTCACACACCCCATCACCCACTTAATCCATTTTTCTGGAAAACCCAACTTTGTCACTATGCCTTGCAGGAAAGACCACTCAACATGATCATTTGCTTTATTGATGCCAAGCTTCAATGCCaatgatccttttttttttagaatgcaTAGAATGCAAAACTTCATAAGCCACCAATATATTGTCAGTAATGAGCCGCCTTGGCACAAAGGCACTTTGTGTAGGAGATATGACAGTTGGCAGAATCTGTTTCAACCTGTTAGCCAACACtttggaaataattttataaagtaCATTGCACAAACTAATTGGCCGAAAATTAGACATTCTCTTAGGGGACTTAATTTTAGGTATTAGTACAATATTAGTATGGTTTATGTTAGGACCCATAACACCAGAATTTAAATAGTCTAACACAGCGGTAACTACATTATCGCCCACTATATGCCAAAACATTTGGTAGAAAAGAGCATTCATACCATCAGGTCTAGGTGCTTTTGTTGGTCCCATTTGGAACAACGCTGTCTTGATTTTATCAGCAGTAAAATCACTGGACAGTATCTGTTGCATATCTGGGGTTATCTTATGAGCCATCGTGTTGAGACAATCATCAATCTGAGTAGATGTACCGGCATTaaacaagttttcaaaataacttGTTGCCACCTCAGCTATATCATCCACCTCTTCCACCCAAACCCCATTAGAATTTTTTACACCTTGTATATAATTTCTCCTTCTCTGTTGCGTTGCTTCTAAgtggaaaaattttgtgttcttatcCCCATGTTTAAGCCAAGAAATTCTAGATCTCTGTTCCCAAAAAATCTCCTGTTTCAATAATAAGTCATCCAACGCCTTGCTCACCCCAAAAAATTCTACCTTTGAATCCTCCGTGATCTCCTCCATATTCAatctttccattcttttttgaaGCTATTTGATTTCTTCATTGTTCGGATTTGCTTTTGAAGATCCCCAAGCTCTTAATTGTTCACCACAGATCTGGATTTTCTGCTTAAGGAGTGCCAATCCGCACATGCCATTGTCTTCCACAGGCAATGCTTCTCTAAAAATATTCTCATATTCCTCCCAAAGCAGCCATGCTTCCTCAAACATAAACCCTTTTCTTCCCTGTACTCTATGCTTCTCAAATTTCTGTGTATAAAGAACAATGGGGAGGTGATCCGATGCATGAAGAGCCAAATGAAGCACTGAGCTAAGCCGAAACATCTCTCTCCATTCCTTCATTGCTACGACTctatctaattggattttcgtGTTTGCTTCCCCTAGCCTTTTAGTATTCCAAGTGTATGGATATCCCTTAAATCCCAAATCCTCAAACTGACACTCCTCCATTGCAACACAAAAATCTTCAATTTGGCTCGCTTGGGCTGGCTGTTTGCTAAGCTTTTCAGATGACTAGAGTATGGCATTGAAATTTCCTATGCATAGCCAAGGACCCTCCACAAAAGACTTGAGATGGTTTAGTAATTCCCAAGATTTCTGCCTTTGATGTGCTTTTAGCCATCCATAAAAGCGTGTCAACCACCACTTAAAACCGTCTTCCTCCTTCACTTTTGCAAGCATATGATTAGCAGTGAAATTAATCAAGTCCAGCATAACATCATTCTTCCACAATAAAGTCAATCCTCCACCTGAGTTAGGCTTCTTGACAATGATCCTGTTTGGGAAAGGCAATTCGCcatacaatttttcaaaacctttttttatcTAACCGTGTCTCTATAAGGAAACACACATTGGGAGCTTGTTACCTCACAATCTTGCAAAGGCTACAACCTGTCtaagggttcccaagcccttggcAGTTCCAACTTAGAAGCCTCATTGCCTCCGGCAAGGGTGTCCATCCACACTTGCCgattcatcatcatcattttgaAACAATTTCTCACGCTTCACTCTTTGTGCTTCCTCCTGTTCATCTAGTATGGTAATATGCTTATCAGTCATACTTCCTCTCTTTCCAAGAAATGGTGTATTCATGGCCCTTATGATACTTCCAAGCCCATAATCAATCCTCATAATCCTGGTCTATGTTGACTTTAGTTTAGGTTGAATTGGTCCATGCAGATTCGGCCCAATCTGCTCACCCACATTTTTTGCCTTTAAAATACTAGATTATGAATTTAAAATCTCATCATCTTTGTCCATGCTTATAGGAATAGGATTTTCGTTATCAGCATCCACTACTCCTTTATCCTCAGTATTGCTCCTCTGCTGGATATTCGAGTTTATCCCATATTTTTGAACTCATCCTCTTGTTTGTAACTATCCAGTCCACACTTCATGGCCTCCACTCCCTGATTCTTAGCATCCTCTCCATAATTTTTGTCCCTACTAGATATCCATTCTTGTGGATTAGGTTCATTGTACTATTCCATGGTGGTGATCTTTGGCTGCCGGTGGCTTTTAACCAATCACCATATTGGTAGTCTACACCCCTCCCATATTTCTCAACTGCATAATGGCTAGCACAATGGCGTAAGTCATGCCCAAGAataccacaaaagtgacaaaagaTCGGCAATctttcatatttaaattttacccaaGTACGCTCCCCATCTGATTCTGCAATAAATCCTCCGCGCCTCAATGGTTTAGATACTGGTAAAGTGACATGCACCCTCATAAAATAATACGGAGTATCCTGTCCTCTCCTTCTCTCCATATCTTCCATTGTGCTCAGTCGGCTACCTATTGGCTATTGCTACTTAAGGAGACACCATGTCAAATGGAGCCCCCTAGATCTGAACCCATAAGGTAGTTTGATCTAGTTTGACATTACTTGCATTCATCCCTTTATGCCATCTCTTGAGCAGAAGCATTTGGTTATCAAAACTCCAAGGTCCCCCTTTCAATACATGGCTTAAAGCAAATTCTGTTTGGAACTTAAACTGGAACAGATTCGATCCAACTTCTACAATCTGCAACTAAGTATGCATCCCCAATGCTTTGCATATTGTACTCATGGTAGCCTTTTTGTTAAAAGCTCTGCAAGTTAAAAACTTTCCGATTAGGCTCAAATTGTAGCTCTCAATCTCAGACAGTCGGCCTTCATCAGAGATCGCAATAATCTCTTCCTCTTCAGTAGTTAACTTCATATTTTCCAAGCTATCAATCACGTCTTTTGCCATTAGGAATAGagtaataaagaaaataacaaaatgttagcccctattttttaaactaacgctctgtttgtttcagcattaaTGTTTTCTGGAAAACTggtcattttctataaaatattttttggaaaactatctcattttccagtgtttggtaacgaccttgaaaatgagtttgagaatgttttctagtgtttggtatgtacaaatattttttggaaaactatctcatttttttataaaaccatCTCATTGTAACTATACCACTGCAATTTTTGTGGCTCTGGAACTCTAAGCATCAATACCAAGTGAATAGAAATACACATATTAATATAAGTGGCTCTGGAACTCTAATTACGATAAATATAAGTTACATTTATCTAATAtctttatatgtatataaaaaaatatggaaaatgaAAGCCTTTGTAAGTTACCTTGAAATAGGAACTAAACCTGCTGCTATTTCTTATCTCCAAGGGTGTATCTTTGTCAGGCTCTCTAATCATGTGTTTGTATAATTGCAAAACTGCTCTAAGGACATGTCTAAAGTATCGGTGCACTGTCTCAACTGATCTATAAAACCTCCCATCAACAACTCGAAACCTCACATCATGCCcaataatgtgtaaaaaaattaatacttgtTCTTTAATGGACATATGAATGGTCTCTTGAAGTAGATTATTCTCGCTCAAAATTTTACATAGCGCATAAAAAGCAATGGGTCTCATCCTTATATTATGGAGACAACGCACATCACCTCTACAAAGAATATCATTCATATATGTCTCTCTTTCATACTCTCGATTGACATGAGGTTCTCTAGGCATAACTCTCCTAGGTCTTAGTCCTTTCAAAATAACAACACCCACAGCAATAACAGATGTAGCTGCCCCCATTATGGCAGCAGGAAGTGATGGGTTATCCAtctatatttccaaaaaaaaaaaatgatgagtataaattAAATGTGTACTTAAAGAAAGCATTCATATACACAGGTACTTAAAGAAAACAATTCATAAAAAATGACCACTTTAAGTTTGATGAGACTAAACTATAAGGTAACAACATCATCACTCCATAAGTACTAGAAACAATAACTTTTGAGTTTGTTATTAGAGGCTAAAAATTGACAAGGTAATAAATGGTGAAGGAGGGACATTTGCTCTtacttgtttttttaaaatttttttcacttgGGTGAGAACAAGAGCACGAATGGTAGAGGAGTAGAGAATAAAGATGTTCTAGCAAACTAGTTTTGCTTTATCTAGCAAACTAATTCTGCTAATGATGTTCTACCTGAGATACTAAACAAGTATTACCTTAGTTTGACATGCCCAAGTCAGTTCAC comes from Castanea sativa cultivar Marrone di Chiusa Pesio chromosome 3, ASM4071231v1 and encodes:
- the LOC142628819 gene encoding uncharacterized protein LOC142628819 gives rise to the protein MEECQFEDLGFKGYPYTWNTKRLGEANTKIQLDRVVAMKEWREMFRLSSVLHLALHASDHLPIVLYTQKFEKHRVQGRKGFMFEEAWLLWEEYENIFREALPVEDNGMCGLALLKQKIQICGEQLRAWGSSKANPNNEEIK